The following proteins come from a genomic window of Hymenobacter canadensis:
- the ygiD gene encoding 4,5-DOPA dioxygenase extradiol: MNSLQDLHNTARGFQTTAKMPVLFVGHGSPMNALADNAFTRTLHQLGLDIRNRQPPRAVLVVSAHWLTRGTFVAVNERPETIHDFGGFPQELFAMQYPAPGAPDVAQEVLAALPDAHPTDEWGLDHGTWTVLHHMFPEAHIPVFQLSIDYHQPLTYHAELARQLQFLRRRGVLILGSGNIVHNLRQSMPKLMADDPTPYAWASEFDEWAKRKIDQRDLLALAHYQQAGASGPLAVPTPDHYIPLLYSLALAEPDDDIRHAYEAVEYGGLSMRTFVVGG, encoded by the coding sequence CCGCCAAAATGCCCGTGCTGTTCGTGGGCCACGGCTCGCCGATGAACGCGCTGGCCGATAACGCCTTCACCCGCACGCTGCACCAGCTGGGGCTTGATATCCGGAACCGGCAGCCGCCGCGGGCGGTGCTGGTGGTGTCGGCGCACTGGCTCACGCGCGGCACCTTCGTGGCCGTGAACGAGCGGCCCGAAACCATCCACGACTTCGGCGGCTTTCCGCAGGAGTTGTTTGCTATGCAGTACCCCGCGCCCGGCGCCCCCGACGTGGCCCAGGAGGTGCTGGCCGCCCTGCCCGATGCCCACCCCACCGACGAGTGGGGCCTCGACCACGGCACCTGGACGGTGCTGCACCACATGTTTCCGGAGGCCCACATTCCGGTGTTCCAGCTCAGCATCGACTATCACCAGCCCCTGACTTACCACGCCGAGCTGGCCCGGCAACTGCAGTTTCTGCGCCGCCGTGGCGTGCTGATTCTGGGCAGCGGTAACATCGTGCACAACCTGCGCCAGAGCATGCCCAAGCTCATGGCCGACGACCCCACGCCCTACGCCTGGGCCTCGGAGTTCGACGAGTGGGCCAAACGCAAAATCGACCAGCGCGACCTGCTGGCCCTGGCCCACTACCAGCAGGCCGGCGCCAGCGGCCCCCTCGCCGTGCCCACCCCCGACCACTACATCCCGCTGCTCTACAGCCTGGCCCTGGCCGAACCCGACGACGACATCCGCCACGCCTACGAAGCCGTGGAATACGGCGGCCTAAGCATGCGCACGTTTGTGGTGGGAGGGTAG